GATATGAAAGTGATTCCAAAGTGCGAAGTAGAGATCCCAGATCAACATATGACTATCATAATAGAATCTATACCCTTAGAGGATGATAAGAAGGAAATACATAACAACGCTTTGGAGGTCAATCTTACCCTGAATATGATAGAGGAAACTCTTGATTTGAACATAGCCATCAATTCAATGGCTAGGCctgtagaagaggaaaagaaagagaatgacctaaaatatgaagatgatatgaatAATGACACTGATATGGAAGATAGTTATGTGGATGACTAAATAGACGCCCTAGCTAAGAGGAGGATAGTACAAACTTGATCTAAATGGAAGAAGCCCAATATGAAAATTAAGCAAAAAAGAGATGCAAAATCTAATAAGGCAAAATTGAAAATGGCTTCTAAGGCGAAAGGTCTGATGAAACAAAGAAATGAGAAGGAGGTCATCCTTCCGAGGACCAATGAGGCTTCTAACCTGGAATGCTAGGGGCATCGATGCTCCTAGCAAATGGCGCCTTATTTGGCGACAACTAGAGCAAAGTAGAGGATATATcattttcttgcaagaaactaaatggAGCAAAGAGGAATATCGATTTAGAAGGAAAGCTTGGTGACAATGTGAGGGTCTTTTTGTGGAATTAGTTGGTGCTTAAGGTGGCTTAGGTATGATATGGAACCCTTTGAGTACTgtttattatttgattattgaaCATCCCACTTGAATTGTTGCTAGGTGTTTATACTTGTGTGATAATTTAAGTTTCTTGATCATCAATGTTTATGGGCCAATTTCCACCATTGCCAAAAGAGGGCTATGGGATGAAATCACTCATTGGTTAGCACAAATGAATGGTGAATTTGAGGtgattgggggagattttaatgccacTTTAGAGAATTCAAAAAAGAAAGGGGGGTTGCAAACCATTACAAGATTAGAACTTGACTTCCAAGccttcattgatggcaacaaccaGAGGGACATTCCAACCAAGAATGGGAAGTTAACTTGGACAAATCGAAGAAAGGATTTCACAAGTATTGCTCAAAAGCATGactacttctttgtctttgggaaTTGGAATAATGAGCTATTCATGTATGAGGCCGAGATTCTCCCATATATTGGCTCAGATCATTTTCTGGTTCTATTAAGGATCAAACTAGAAGATCCCAAAGGAGGTAGTCCATTCAAATTTGAAGATATGTGGCTGAGGGATCCATCCTTGAAGGAATTAGTCCATAAATGGTGGATGGAGACTAGGATTGGTAATCAATCTAAATTATATCTGTTTAGTAAGAAGCTTGCTCATGTCAAAAGAAGACTCAAGGAGAATAAGGAacaattcaaaaatatttttgtagaAACAGATAGGATATCAAGGGAACTTGAAGCTTTAAATAAAGTAATTATTGAGAATGGGATGGGGGTGGCAGAATATGAGCTAGAGAAAAGATTGAATTGAGAATTGAGTGAGATATCAGCTAATGAGGAGTGCTACTCCTGTTAGAGAAACatggctcaaggaaggagataGAAACACTAAATGTTTTCACAAATCAACAATTGCAAATATATGTAAGAATAGAATGGTGGAGATAAGAAGAGAAGATGGATCCACGACTCAGATGATTGAGGAAGCTAATCAGGAAGCGATgagatatttccaaacaatcctgaccCATGATACTCCAATTCACGATTGAATTAGGGATGATGTTTTGGAAAAGATACCACCAATAATTGGTGAAGAGGATAATTCAGAATTGTATAGAAGCATAACTAAGGAGGAGGTTCAAATTGCCACCTTTCAACTTGATCCAGACAAATCTCCTGGCCCAGATGGGATCTCGACCAAATTTATcagtatttttgggatattattgagGATGATGTGCACAAGGTTGTAGAGGAATCCAGGAAGAAATCCACTATGCTAGGAGTGTTGAATCATGGCTTTCTAGCATTGATTCTTACGAAGGATGCAGTGTATATGAATGATTACTAATGCATTGCATTATGTAAACTACCTATAAAGTGATAACAAAGGTGATTGCTAATAGATTAAAGAAGGTTCTCCACAAAGTTATTTTGAAAGAACAAAGTAGTTTTTCGCTTGGAAGATATATAGTGGAGCACATAATTGTGGCTCATGATTCTATCCATACAACTAGGAAAACAAGAACCCCCAACATGGTGATTAAATTGGATATACCAAAGGCGTATGATCTGGTGGACATGCAACTTTTTCTATCTGTCTTAAGAAGGTTTAGATTTGAAAGCAAATAGATTGAATGTATATGCAGCTAAAGTAGCACTCCAAAGTTTTTTATACCAGTGAATGGGGTGACGTAGGGGTTTTCTGATTCAACCTGAGGTATTAGAGAAGGGGACCCCTTGTCCCCTTTTCTTTTCATAATAATGACAGAAGCAATAGGGAGATATATTGTGATGTTtcccaaattaataaaataaacttTGAAAATAAGTTGGCatgatattaattatttttatattattctaTCTggaatttatataaataattaatattgttaaTTATTTTGTTAACGCATTTGAATAAAAGTAGTTCATAAAACTACTTCGTAAAAGAATAAATGGGCATAGTAGGAGTTGTCGAGATATGCCTGGTGAAGAAGGAAGCAACGGGAGTAGGGGTGATTGCCCATCGTAAAGCACGTGAGCCTTTCGTCAGCCATTGGCTGGCCTACTGGTCTTGGGGTTGGAGAAGTGACGACATAACAACCACAGAGTGTGTTCTTGGTCGGGGTATATGCAGTGGGTGGGAGGAGCCAATACGCAACATTGTCAATAACGACCACAGAGTATAGTTTGTAGAAGTATCGGGGTATGCAAAGGTGACAGAGGAGCAAACGCACAGGATCTAAGCCGTCGCAAAAGCTATCACGAGGGAACCGCGGAAATATATTATTCGCCGTGCAAGAAGTTCCGCACAACATCGCATCCTTCGGGCACTCCAGACGGGCTGTAGATGGAGTCGGGACCTGCAATAGACGACACCCAAGTTACAGGAGAATCTATCAAGAGGTAGCGTAGTTTGAAACTACGTGGGAGTTGGAACAGAGAGAGGACATCACGACTGAAGGATTCACATTCCCGTAACTATGGAATTCTGCAATGGCAATCGCAAACACAGTTATTGATAGCAAACAATATCGGATACTTCAAGGGTGGGCTTGCATATGCTTAGAATTATCTATGCCGTGTTGATGGTACGTGAGGATCATCTGCAACAACGAACACAGTCATACCATTACCTTCAAGTGCACCGCAACTAAAAATCCTCTTCCCTGCTTAATTTCTGGAATGTTTAATAACTGAGAATTATAAATGTTCGTATCTGCTATAAACACAGTATGAGTGGGGTATTGTGAATATAAAATACAAGGAAAATATGAAAATTTAAGCTGTATGAATTTTCCATTCTCACTGGTTGTGCTGTAAGTAAGAATTTGTTTAAATCTGAACAAGCGTCTGCTAgggaattttacagtggtatcagagcgttgAGTCCTGTCAGCCTGTAGGgtattttcagaaaaaaaacttaatgcaccaaggaaattataatttccgaagTACTAGGGCCCGTCAAAACAGATTTATAAACTCACCTTTAACATAGAGTAGTACGTCTATTCCGTTTGAAATTGAGGATAGCCACACAAAAATTGACGAAGAAATTATAtttgaaaccaacatgggagaCCCAGATAACAATAGGGATTTATTGGCTGCACTAATCAGAAGTCAGCAAGATATGCAGAATAATGTTAACAAAATGACCAATTTGATGACCCAGTTTATGGCCAATAATGTAAATCAACACCAAAATAATGGAAGGcaaaataatcaacatcaaaataatagaggaaacaatgggggtagagatgaacaGTCAGTTAATAATCGACTAGAAAGAACAGGAACAACTAGACCATTTATGCCTACATTTACCGCTAGAAACCAACCACctgaaaatgaacctacaataagagaAATACATGAAGAAATACATTAGGACTGGTTAGGTTCCGGTGAAGAATTCAGATCATCAATGACATTTAGACAATATttagatgtcagaatgaaacataggccaagaggacagTGAGGAAATAACAATGAATTACAAAGAAAAATTGGGAAaatgtccattccttattttgatggttcaGGTAAGACAATTGCTCGGGCTTGGGTGCAGAAATTACATACATACTTCCAATTAAATCCTATGTTGGAAGAAGAGGTAATTAAATATGTTGCTTTACATCTTGATggtgtagcacatgaatggtggcatcacaGACAAATAACCTTAGGTCATACTTTGATAAGCACTTATGTTGAGttcactgagaaacttattgatagGTTTGGTTCTAAAGATCCTGAATTACATCTTAAGGATTTGACTCAACTTAAGCAAACCGAAACTGTTGAACAATATATatctgaatttgaaaaattggtTGTCTTAGTTACTGAAATTTTTGAAAGACACAAGATTGTGATATTTatagatggattgtctgattccctcaaaggtgttaggaataaggtgtctcaaccttggataattcctattcttattatttgttttgtaaaatgtatttcttgcaaataatgtaattaagtgtgagtgtacatgtctagttggcatgttgatatgtcactccacttgatgtgtcgacatcttgaattgtgtgtaaggagatcatggctgaaacggttatgacggattcctatgacacgtaagagttatttctaggagatttcaatgacaggtgaagacatgcaagacatgtggcaactgataaattttagggttcctattttctcggagaatggtaaaaccctaatacggctatctttggaagttgccctaaaaaggaaagcgcataagcattttttagggttacagatTGTGATACGAAAATAGTGTATTGAttggtatgatatcgtgctactggatttgtctttaagtgtcgattgtctcttgaaagaacttgcattgcaagtgtgttgtaaccgttgtgttgaagataatacattgtgcaggttttggagtgttggggttttttaccgaaaggttttccccagggtaaatcattgtgtcattctctattttctgtatgcatggtatatggctgcaatatctttgttaaagttgttaacgaatctgaaattgtaaggatttaaaagaatttgcccaatactttcctctagagattagtgtaggaagctgtttccgcacctgagtttccttacaaaAGGGTGGGTTAAATCCTTAAACCCCCTTACTTTACAAACAACTGTAAAAAGAGCAAGAGAATTGGAACCATcttcaaaaggaattttttttaaCAAAGGACCACGTCCTAAACCGGAAAGAGACAAACAACCTTTCAACAAAGATGATTTTCCTAAAACCAGGCTAgctaaagagaaaagagaagaactTAGAAGTaaaaaactatgtttcagttgTAGAGAAGCATGGCAGCCTGGACACAAATGTTTAGGGAAAGGGAAGAAtcattatattgaggttatgtctgaCAGTGAGGATGACAAGAATGTTGATCCTAACATGGAACGGGCATCGCAGAACACTGAATCAGAAACAAGTACCAAACAAAAAGGAGTAATAGCATCCATGACTCGAACcccacattataatatttttagagttagaggagttttgaatggacaacgtgtaattgttatgcttgatagtggttctacacataattttatagatgcaacACTTGTGGAAAAACACGGGTTGCATACTGAAAAACATGAaggatttgatgttagagtagTAGGTGGAACTAATTTGTCTAGCACTCATAAAGTTCCTCAATTGAATATTACTCTTGGCAATTACACTGTTACTGATGATTTCTACGTAATTGATTTGGCTGACACTAATGTTGTCTTGGGCATACagtggatggaaacattagatgaatatacacagagctttaaaagaatggaattctcttttaaaattgatgataagaaggtAGTCCTTCGTGGTATGTCTAACAGTGGGCCCAAGATCATCAGTGCAAAAAGAATGGAAGCTATTTTTggacatggagatgtggcatggtcagcacaatgtttagtctccaacaaggtatcaagttttgaatctaaatcttatcaaGCTGATTTGTTAACAATATTAGATTCACATGATTTGGTTTTTAATGATATTCCTCTAGGAGTCCCACCTAATAGAGGTTTTGAACAcactattgaattagaagaaggtgctAAACTAGTGATTACTACTCCTTATAGACACCCTAAAACATtcagggatgaaatagaaaaggccATTAAGGAGTTATTAGATATGGGACATATCagacctagttctagtccttttgcttCATTTGTAGTATTggtaaaaaagaaggatggaactcttcaaatgtgtattgattacaaagctcttaacaagaaaataataaaaaacaggtatccaattccttgaattgatgaattgttagatATATTGCATGGTGCTGTAtacttttctaaaattgatttgagatcaggatatcatcaaattaagttaagagaacaagacattcataaaactgctttccgttgtcattatagtcattatgaattcttggttatgccatttggtctaacaaatgctccgaCAACATTTCAGTCCTATATGAATCATATTTTTAACAAGCAGTTAAGGAAAtttttgctagtattctttgatgatatattaatttatagaaaaacttgggaaaaacatttgaaacatattgatatagTTCTTGGTATTATAGAAACACAATCTTTGTATGCAAAGGCATCTAAATGTGAATTCAGGATGACTGAAATCTTatatttagggcatatgatcaaTGTAACAGGGGTACAGGTTCATCAAGAAAAAATAATGGCTATCTTGGACTGCCCACCACCACGAAATCTTATAGAATTAAGAGGGTTCTTTGGTTTATGCAGTTATTACAGGAGGTTTGTTAGAGGTTTTTCACAACTTGGGGCACCCTTGACATATCTTACTAGAAAGGGAGCTTTTTGATGGACCGAGGAAATGCAACAGGTATTTGAGGAACTCAAAGAGGTAATGAGTTATTGCCCAGTACTTGCTCTTCCAGATTTTAACCAGCCTTTTatgttggaatgtgatgcttcaggtaatggaataggggcagttttaatgcTAAACAAACACCCCATAGCAtatgaaagcaggaaacttaatAGCCATGAGAAATTGTATTCTATCTATGATAAGGAAATGCtggcaatcatgcatgcattgataaaatttagacaatatttggttggTAGCAGATTTGTAGTGAAAACTGACCATAACAGTTTGAAATATTTCTTGGGGCAAAAAGATATAAATGAcaggcaacaaaaatgggttagTAAGATCCAAGCTTATGATTTCAAAATTGAATATGTGAAAGGTAAAAACAATGTTGTCGCGGATGCACTATCTAGGAAACCTGGAATAAATGCATTGTCTGTAATAACAACTGATTGGAAATCTTTGTTGCTGGTAGAATATTCTAAGGATTCTTTTACTTGTGATTTGTTAGAAGGCAATACACAAGATGATAAATATAAGGTGGTAAATGATGTTATCTATTACAAAGACAAAATTTATTTGATTCCAGGGTCAAAGTTGAAAGAGGAAATCCTTCAATCAGCACATGACGTTCCTTTAGTAGGAAATCCTGGTTACTTCAAAACTTACTGACAGATAAGAGAAAGATTCACTTGGAAAGGACTTAAAAATGATGTCCTTCTCTATGTCAAAGAATGCATCACTTGTCAACAAAACAAAGCAGAGCATACTTATCCTGCAGGTCTATTGTAGCCCTTGCCTATACTGGAACAAaaatgagaaagtatatctatggatttcattacaAGCTAACCCTGATCTCAAGGTaaagattgcatttttgtcatggttgatagattaactaaatttgcacatttcTTGTCTATCACTATAGAATTCACAGTTGTCTAGCTTGCAGAGCTATTCTTTTGAGAGGTGTTCCGTCTACATGGTTTACCAAAAAATATCATCAGTGATTGTGATAGCAGATTTTTGAGTATATTTTTTGGGGGAATTGTTCAAAATGTCAGGTACATAGTTAAATCACAACACGAGTTATCATCCACAAATCGATGGACATACATAAGTAGTGAACAAGTGGATTGAGGGTTACCTTCGTAATTATGTGTCTGGTCATCAGAAAACATGGGTCCGTTGGTTATATTTGGGTGAATACTGCTATAGCACTACGTATCATATATCTATCGGTATGACTCCTTTCAAATCACTATATGGATATGATGCACTTTCTTTTATTGATCTGGCTTTTGATCAAAGTAATGTTTCCAAATCTCATGATATGCTTCAGAAATGCCAAGATATATTGAGAACACTTAAGGGAAATTTGCAATGTGCTCAGAATCAACAAAAAACTTATGCAGATAAGAAGCGTGTTGAACATCACTGTGAAATTGGAAAATTGGTGTACCTCAGATTACAACCTTATAGGCAATCATCTCTCAAACGGAGCGGGGCTGAGAAATTGAAGCCTCGATTTTATGGACCCTACCCAGTGATTTGGAAAGTTGGCATGGTGGCATATGAATTGGATTTACCTAAAGGAAGCATAATACATAATGTATTCCATGTATCTTGTCTCAAAAAAGCTTTGGGTCAGCAGGTGAAAAGATCCAAAAACTTACCACCACTGAACGAAGAAGGGAAATTGGAGATGATACTTGAAGTTATTTTGGAAACCCGAGATCGACACTTATGAAATAGAGCAATCAGGGAATACCTCATTAAATGACAGAATTTACCATTGAatgatgctacttgggaaaatgaGCAGATTCTTCAGTATCCTGGAttgcagttgcttgtgggcaagcaacattgGGCAGGGGAGACTGTAATGTTccccaaattaataaaataaacttTGAAAAAAAGTTGGCatgatattaattatttttatattattagatCTGGAAttcatataaataattaatattgttaaTTATTTTGTTAATGCATTTGAATAAAAGTAGTTCATAAAACTACTTCGTAAAAGAATAAATGGGCATAGTAGGAGTTGTCGAGATATGCCTGGTGAAGAAGGAAGCAACGAGAGTAGGGGTGATTACCCATCATAAAGCACGTGAGCCTTTCGTCAACCATTGGCTGGCCTACTGGTCTCAGGGTTGGAGAAGTGATGACATAATAACCGCAGAGTGTGTTCTTGGTCGAGGTATATGCAGTGGGTGGGAGGAGCCAATACACAACATTGTTAATAACGACTGCAGAGTATAGTTTTGTAGAAGTATCAGGGTATGCAAAGGTGATAGAGGAGAAAACAAACAGGGTCTAAGTCGTCGCAAAAGACATCACGAGTGAACCGCGGAAATATATTATTTGCCATGCAAGAAATTCTGCACAACATCGcatccttcagccactccaaacgGGCTATAGATGAAGTTGGGCCCTGCAATAGATGACGCCCAAGTTACA
The nucleotide sequence above comes from Cryptomeria japonica chromosome 11, Sugi_1.0, whole genome shotgun sequence. Encoded proteins:
- the LOC131860020 gene encoding uncharacterized protein LOC131860020, giving the protein MNGEFEVIGGDFNATLENSKKKGGLQTITRLELDFQAFIDGNNQRDIPTKNGKLTWTNRRKDFTSIAQKHDYFFVFGNWNNELFMYEAEILPYIGSDHFLVLLRIKLEDPKGGSPFKFEDMWLRDPSLKELVHKWWMETRIGNQSKLYLFSKKLAHVKRRLKENKEQFKNIFVETDRISRELEALNKVIIENGMGVAEYELEKRLN